The following are encoded together in the Chlorocebus sabaeus isolate Y175 chromosome 20, mChlSab1.0.hap1, whole genome shotgun sequence genome:
- the CFAP126 gene encoding protein Flattop, whose amino-acid sequence MATNYSANQYEKAFSSKYLQNWSPAKPTKESISSHEGYTQIIANDRGHLLPSVPRSKANPWGSFMGTWQMPLKIPPARVTLTSRTTAGAASLTKWIQKNSDLLKASNGLRPEILGKPHDPDSQKKLRKKSITKTVQQALSPTIIPSSPAANLNSPDELRSSHPSAGHTPGPQSPAKS is encoded by the exons ATGGCCACTAACTACAGTGCCAACCAG TATGAAAAGGCTTTCTCATCCAAGTATCTGCAGAACTGGTCTCCGGCTAAGCCAACAAAAGAG AGCATCTCTTCTCATGAAGGCTACACTCAAATTATTGCCAATGATCGTGGTCATCTACTGCCTTCTGTGCCCCGTTCCAAG gCAAATCCTTGGGGTTCCTTCATGGGCACCTGGCAAATGCCTCTGAAGATACCCCCTGCTCGGGTGACCCTGACCTCCCGTACAACTGCTGGTGCTGCCTCCCTCACCAAATGGATACAGAAAAATTCTGATTTACTCAAGGCCTCCAACGGGCTGCGTCCTGAAATCTTAGGCAAG CCCCATGATCCAGACAGTCAGAAGAAACTCAGGAAGAAGTCTATCACAAAGACCGTACAACAAGCACTAAGTCCAACCATAATTCCAAGCTCCCCAGCTGCCAACCTCAATTCCCCAGATGAACTCCGAAGCTCACACCCCTCTGCAGGTCATACTCCAGGTCCCCAAAGCCCAGCCAAATCCTAA